Within Actinomycetota bacterium, the genomic segment GTATTGGTCGAGACTCCAACCGAATGCATCCCTGCACTCCGGCCAGCTCCAGTGGCTGGCGTGGATGATCTCGTAACGGCCAGCCATGCTTTCTCGCAAGCCTCGGCCCACGTGGAGCGGTGCCGAGCACAGAAGGACGACCCTGATGTCGCGGCCATGCCAGGTGTCTTCGTCCCACAGCTGTTTGACAACATCGGTCCACCGCGGCAGCTTCGGAACCTCGTCTAGGACAAGCACGACCGGTAGTCGTGTCTCGGTATGAATGGCGCGAGCCTGGTTCCATTGATCGTAGATCCAGGTTCGCGCCTGCAATTCCGGTGCGTCCGCGGACGCGTAGATCGAGCGAAGTTCGAGCTGGTCGAGGGTTTGGCGGACCGCTGTTGTCTTGCCGACCTGACGCGGACCGAGAAGCGCTTGCATCGTGTGACGCGGTTCGCGCAAACGGGTTCGGAGTAGTGCGACGATTCCGCGCTCGAACACGTACCTTCACCTGCCAGATTACATAATGTTCACTGTTACGAACATTCTGTCATGGCATGCGTGGCGTGTCCAGAAACACCCTCGCGAGGAGCGTGATGCTGCCGCGGCGCGCGGGTCCTCCCGCGTTTCGGGGGTCGGGGGGCCGGTCGGTTATAGTGTTCGGGCACCGCAGCGACACGACCGACGACCGGCGAGGGGAATCCTCACGATGGCGCAGGGCTCAGGCACAAGCAGGCTGGTCGGCTGGACGCGCTTCGTCATCGGCGTGCCGGTGATCGCGACGTTCGTCGGCTCGCTCACGATCGTGGCCGTCGGCGCCATCGAGACCGTGCGGACCGTGATAGACGTCGTCGGCGGCAAGAT encodes:
- a CDS encoding AAA family ATPase, with translation MFERGIVALLRTRLREPRHTMQALLGPRQVGKTTAVRQTLDQLELRSIYASADAPELQARTWIYDQWNQARAIHTETRLPVVLVLDEVPKLPRWTDVVKQLWDEDTWHGRDIRVVLLCSAPLHVGRGLRESMAGRYEIIHASHWSWPECRDAFGWSLDQYIYFGGYPGGVEYVGDEDRWREYVKETAIETTVSRDLLNQSRV